From the Jeongeupia sp. HS-3 genome, the window CCCGCCGGTCTTCGCCTGCCAGCCCCCGCCGCCGGCCCCGAGCGGTGCTCCGGCACCCGTTCCGGCGACGGTAGCCGTCCAGGCGAACTGGTATCCGGACATCTCGTATCAGGCCGGTGAACGGGTCAGCTACCAGTGGAAGGTTTACGTCGCGAACTGGTGGAACCAGAACGACCCGCCGGGCGGCAGCAGCGGCGCGTGGCGGCTGGAGAATCGCGGGCTGGCATGGTCGGCGAACAACGTCTATCAGCAGGGCGACGAGGTCAGCCATCTGGGCTATCGCTACCGCGCCAAATGGTGGACGCAGAACGAGGTGCCGGGCAGCAGCGAATGGGGCGCGTGGGAGCAGGTCGGCTCGGTGACGCCGGTTCCCGTGCCGTCACCCACGTCGGTACCGACGCCTACCGGTTGCCCGAGCTGGCCGAGCACGCCGACGCCAACCCCAGTGCCGACACCCGCACCACCGACGAATCTGGCGGTCATCGAAGCGCCGGTCGTCAGCGGCGACAGCGTCAGCTTCAACTGGCAATCGACCAACTGGCAAAGCCCGCAGGATTGGAGTGTCTACGACGACAGCTACACGATCGCCGCGGGTAATCCCGAGTGGCTGGCGGTGCACCAGTCGCCGTTCTACCGCCACGCCAACACCTTCCGCGGCCTGTGGACCGGCAAGCACCGCTTCCGGGTCGAACTGTGCAGTCTCACGCCGCTCAATACCGGCGATTGCCGGCTGAGCGAGCCGGTCGAGGTCGACATCGCCTACGGCATCGATCAGCAGCTGAAGGCGCAGGGCGACTTTATGGCCATCCAGGGGCAGAGGCCGATCATCGACCTGTTGTTCGACGATCAAAAGCGGCCCTCGGCCGTCTACCTGCAGCAGCGCGTCGACCACCCGGATGCATGGATGAAGCGGGTGACGGTGACGATCAACGGTCAGCCGTACTTCGACGGTGAAGTGTTTGGCGCCTCGGCGGAGATGGAACCGTGCGATTGGGTCAATCCGAGCAACCAGTGTGTCGTGGTGCACCGGATCCAGCGCGTCCGGCACGATCTCGACGGCAAGCGCTACGGCGCGGTCATTTTGCCGCCGCTGCCCGATGGCCAGAACAGCATCGAGGTGAAGATCACCTACGCCGATGGTCGCGTTTATCCGGCGCCGATGCACGTCTCTCTGCCGCTGGTCACGCAGTAAGCCGCGCTCGGTTATGATCGACGCCGGTCTGATGGCCGGCGTTTTTTTGCACCTGGCGACTGGGCCGGGTTCGGACCAGCCGGTTTACCGTTTGAGGATGCAGAAATGAAAAAATGGATCGTTGCCGCGCTGTGCTGCGCGAGCACCCTGGCGCAGGCCGCCGAAAGCGTCATCGAAGCCGCGCTGGCCAAGCAGGATTACGCGCTGGCATTTGCATCGGCGACCGCCGACGTCAAGGACGGCAGCGCAAGCGACTGGACGCGCTTGCAGCTGGCGCAGCTGTATCAGCGCGGCCTTGGCACACCGGCCGACAGCAATGCGGCGATCCGGCTGCTGACGCCGCTGGCCGAGAAAGACAACGTCGATGCGCAACTGCTGCTCTCGGCCACGCTGGCCGCGCGCGTGACCGCCGGGCTGGTGCAGGCCGACGGCAAGCTTGATCCGGCACGCTACAAGGCACTGGCGGCCAGGCCGCTATCGGCACGCAACGATGACCGGCGCGCGGCCGAATGGCTGTGGCGTGCCGCCGAGGCGGGGCAAGCCGATGCGGTGCAGGCGGTGGCGCAAGAGCTGGCCGGTAGCGTCAACGGCGTATCGCCGCAGGAAACCGCGCTGTGGTTCGAGAAGGCCGGCAAGGCGGACTGGCTGCTGCCGCTGAAAGCCAACGCTTCGCTGACCTCGCTGAAACTGCGCCGCGACGTGATCCGCGATGAAACGCTGGGCCAGCGACTGGAAGCCGTCGCACGCAAGGCGCAGTGCATCGATGAAAATCTGGCGCTGAAAGACGTGCGTATCGCCAAACCGCTCAGCGATGCCGCTTATCTGACCCTCGATTTCCAGCCACCGGTTCGCTATAAGCTGATTACCGGCCATTGGCAGGAAACCTGGATTTTCGCCGCTTGTGACAAGACCTTCCCGATTGACGTGAGCTTTACCGCCGACGGCATGGGCGGTGCGCGTTACGAGATCGTGCCGGTCGCTGCAAAGTAGTGTTTCCGGGGCAAATTGGTCTGCCTGATGGCTGGCGCCGATATGGGTATATCCATCAGTGGATTGATTAATAAGGGATTTATTGGCCGGTTTCTTCCGGGTAAGGCAAACGACTGGTTTCAGTGCTTTCCCGAATGAGAGTATCCCGAATGCCGAATGTCCCGATTGGGGCAGGCCATGACGAGGGGCTAAAGTGGCGTGATGCAATGCAACACGGCCCCGCTGCCGCTACCGGAGAGACCCCATGCCCCTCGTCGCATTACGCCCCTTGCTCGACCACGCTGCCGAAAACGGTTATGGCGTACCGGCGTTCAACGTCAACAACCTTGAGCAGGTGCAGGCCATCCTGCAGGCCGCCGCCGCGACCGACAGCCCGGTGATCCTGCAAGCCAGCGCCGGCGCGCGCAAATACGCCGGCGAAACCTTCCTCAAGCAATTGATCGAAGGCGCCGTCGCCAGCTATCCGAACCTGCCGATCGTGATGCATCAGGATCATGGCGTCAGCCCGGCCGTGTGCATGACCGCGATCAAGCTCGGCTTCTCCAGCGTGATGATGGACGGCTCGCTGATGAGCGACGGCAAAACCCCGGCCGATTACGATTACAACGTCGGCGTCACCCGCCAGGTCGTCGAAATGGCGCACGCTTGCGGCGTCTCGGTCGAAGGCGAGCTGGGCTGCCTCGGTCGTCTGGATACCGGCATGGGCGAGGCCGAAGACGGCGTCGGTGCCGACCGCAAGCTCTCGCACGAGGAGTTGCTGACCGACCCGAAGCAGGCGCGCGATTTTGTCGCCGCCACCGGTGTCGACGCGCTGGCGATCGCCATCGGCACCAGCCACGGTGCGTACAAGTTCTCCAAGCCGCCGACCGGCGATGTACTGGCGATCGACCGCGTCCGCGCCATTCATATCGCCATCCCGAACACCCACCTGGTGATGCACGGCAGCTCCAGCGTGCCGCAGGAATTGCTTGCCGAGCTGCGCGAATTTGGCGGTGAACTCAAGCCGACCTGGGGCGTGCCGGTCGAGGAAATCCAGAAGGCGATCTACTTCGGCGTTCGCAAAATCAATATCGATACCGATCTGCGTCTGGCGATGACCGGTGCCATCCGCAAGCATTTCGCCACCCACCCGGCCGATTTCGACCCGCGTGCCTACCTGAAGCCGGCGATCGCGGCGATGCGCAAGGTGTGCGAAGACCGTTACCTTGCCTTCGGCGCCGCCGGGCAGGCCTCGCTTTTTTTGCAAAGGCATAACGTGATCCAGCTGGCCGCCTGATTGCGCATGGCCGATCTGAAAACAGCGCGAGCGTGAGCTCGCGCTGTTTTAGCGTGTGAATGACCGATGGGCGAGTGTCCGGCTCGCCAGCCTGCGTGCCCGCGCCGGCTTGTGCGATAATTGCCTTCATGGACCTCGACCTTTCCCGCCACTTCCTGATCGCGATGCCGTCGCTGGCAGACCCGATCTTTGCCAAGACCTTGACCTTTGTCTGCGACCATAACGACAAGGGCGCGATGGGCGTGATCGTCAACCGGCCGGTCGGCATGACGCTGACAACCCTGTTCGAGCAGCTCGACGTTGAACTGCATCGCCCGGATGTGGCCGATCTGCCGGTTTGTTTCGGCGGACCGGTGCAAACCGATCGTGGCTTCGTGCTGCATTCGCCGCTGGGTGACTGGCAGTCGACCTTGCCGGTCTCGGACGATATGGGCCTGACGACCTCGAAGGACATCCTGCTGGCCGTTGGCGAAGGCGGAGGGCCAGAGCGGATGTTCGTGACGCTCGGCTACGCCGGCTGGGAGGCGGGTCAGCTTGAGGCCGAGCTGGGGCAAAACAGCTGGATTTCGGTTCAGGCCGATCCGGAAATCATCTTCGCCCTGCCGGCCGAAGAACGTTACGACGCTGCGCTGAAATTGCTCGGCATCGATGTGGCCATGCTCTCGGACGAAGCCGGCCACGCATGAAAATTCATCGATCCGACTACTGCGCGAACGAATGGATCGCGTCGTGCGCTGCTCGACATCCTCATGGCCCATATGGCCATTCCGGTGTCTGCGCTGCTGCTCCTTGCCCTTCGTCCGCTCGCTACGTCGGCTCGACGAATTTTGAATTCGGCCGGCTCGCTCGGGTGAGTCCAAAAGCATGAGCACGATTCTGGCCTTCGATTTCGGCGAAGCACGCATCGGCGTGGCGATGGGCAGCACCGAACTGGGTATCGCCCATCCTGTGGAAACCATCGCCACCGTTGAAACCGACAAACGCTTTACCCGTATCGAAGCGCTGATCAAGGAATGGCAACCGAGCCTGCTGGTCGTCGGTTTGCCGCTCGGTCTTGATGGCGAGGAGCAATTGGCAAGCCGCCTGGCACGCAAGTTCGCCAACCGGCTGACCGGACGCTTTGCCTTGCCGGTGGTACTCATCGACGAGCGTTACACATCCAAATCGGCATCGATGGCGCTCGATGACACCGGCCTGCGCGGGCGGCGGCAAAAGCCGGTACTCGATCAGGTCGCCGCGATGCAGATTCTGCAGGCCCACTTTGACCAAGGTGGCGAGCCAGGCGGAGCGGCCTAGCGGTGCGCAAGCACCCAGCCTCAGCACCTACCCCTGTCCCGCCGGGCCAGCCGGCCACTATTTTCCGCAATCCCTTCACGCCTACTGGCGCGCCGTTTGGTCGCAGCCGGGACGTTGGCGTGCCCTTCAATAGCCATGACACGGGAGCATCATGTACAACCCGCAACTGAACGCGCAGGGTGAACTCATTCACCTGCTGACCACCGAAGGATTGCCCAAGCGCATCCTGACGCAGATTCTCGACCGCGCCGCCGAATACATTGCCGCCGGCGAAGCCGGCACCAAGAAGTTCGACACCTTGGCCGGCCGCTCGGTGTTCAACCTGTTTTTCGAGAACAGCACCCGCACGCGCACGACCTTCGAGATCGCCGCCAAGCGTTTGAGCGCCGATGTCACCAGCCTGAACATCCAGGCATCGAGCACCGCCAAGGGCGAAACCCTGCTCGATACCATCCACAATCTCGAAGCGATGGGCGCCGATCTGTTCGTCGTGCGCCACGCACAATCGGGCGCCGCGCACCTGATCGCCCAGCACGTGAAGCCGGGTATCGCCGTGGTCAACGCCGGCGACGGCCGCCACGCGCACCCGACGCAGGCGCTGCTGGACATGTACACGATCCGCCATTTCAAGGGCGATTTCACCAAGCTGCGCGTCGCCATCGTCGGCGACATCCTGCACTCGCGCGTGGCGCGTTCGGACATCCACGCGCTGACCACGCTCGGTTGCCCCGAGGTACGGGTGATTGCGCCGAAAACGCTGATCCCGACCGGCATGGAGAGCCTGGGAGCGCATGTCTATCACGACATGGCCGAAGGGCTGAAGGACGTCGATGTGGTGATCATGCTGCGTGTCCAGAACGAGCGCATGAGCGGCGCCTTCCTGCCGAGCACGCAAGAGTTCTTCAAGTACTACGGCCTGACGCCGGAAAAACTGGCGCTGGCCAAGCCCGACGCGATCGTCATGCATCCGGGCCCGATGAACCGTGGTGTCGAGATCGACTCGGCCGTCGCCGACGGCGCGCAAGCGGTAATCCTGCCGCAGGTGACCTTCGGCATCGCCGTGCGTACCGCCGTGATGGCCATCGTTTCCGAAAACCAACGCAGCCGGGGGGCACAACCATGAAGAACACCATCATTCGCAATGGCCGGTTGATCGACCCGGTCAACGGCAGCGAGCAGTGCGCCGATCTGTTTCTGGCCGACGGTCAGATCGTCGGCGTCGGCTCGGCACCGGCCGGTTTTGATGTCGAACTTGAAATCGACGCGACCGGGCTGATCGTCGCGCCGGGTCTGGTCGATCTGGCCGCAAGGTTGCGTGAGCCGGGTTTTGAATACAAGGCAACGCTGGAGTCGGAAATGGCCGCCGCCGTCGCCGGTGGCGTCACCAGCATCGTTTGCCCGCCCGATACCGATCCGCCGCTTGATGAATCGGGTCTGGTGACCATGTTGCGCCAGCGCGCCAAGAACCTTGATCTGGCGCGGCTGTACCCGGTTGGCGCGCTGACCGTCGGCCTCAAAGGCCGCGAGCTGACCGAAATGGCGCTGCTGCGCGAGGCCGGCTGCGTCACCTTCTCGCAAGGCGATGTGCCGATCGCCGATTTGCAGGTGCTGTATCGGGCGATGCAGTACGCGGCGACCTTCGATTTCGAGCTGCGTTTGCGCCCCGAAGAAGCCAGCCTGGTCAACGACGGTGTCGCGCATGACGGTGCTTACGCGTCGCGCCTTGGTCTGACCGGTATTCCGGTGATTGCCGAGACGATTGCAATCGCGCAGATCGTCCAGCTGATGCGTGCCACCGGCTGCCGCGTGCATTTGGCGCGTTTGTCGAGCGGTGAGGGCATAGCACTGGTTCGCGCCGCCAAGCGTGAAGGCCTGCCGCTGACTTGCGACGTCGACATCAACCACATTCATCTGGCCGACGTCGATATCGGCTATTTCGACAGCCAGTATCGTTTCGACCCGCCGCTGCGCAGCGTGCGCGACCGCGACGCCATCGTCGCCGGCCTGATCGACGGCACCATCGACGCGATCTGCTCCGACCACAGCCCGGTCGACGACGACGGCAAGCTGCTGCCGTTCGCCGAGGCCGAGCGTGGTGCCACCGGGCTGGAACTGCTGCTGCCGCTGACGCTGGCGTGGGCCGAGCGCAACCACGTTGCCTTGCCGATTGCGCTGGCGAAAATCTCCAGCGTACCGGCGGCCAAGCTGGGCTTTAGCGCCGACTTGAACGTCGGCAGCCGCGCCGATCTGGTGTTGTTCGATCCGAACGAAACCTGGATGGTGACGCGCGAAGCGCTGAAGAGCCAGGGCAAGAACACGCCGTTCGTGGGCATGGAAGTGAAAGGCCGCGCGCGCTATACCTTTGTGAAGGGCAAGTGCGTTTACACCGCATAAACGGTATCTGCGATCGCGAAGCGCCCGTCTCGATGACGGGCGTTTTTGTATCTGCCGCTTGGCGAGTGGGAACGGACGCCGCTATACTCGATGCAGTTTTCAAACGTGTGTTTGAAATTTACCAGGAGAAACGACATGTCCGATCTGGCCAGCCTGTTCCAGACCGCTCAGGATGAAGTGGTAAAACTCAACGATGCACCCGATGTCCAGACCAAGCTCAAGCTCTATGCATTCTTCAAGCAGGCGAGCGAAGGCGACGTCAACGGCGATCGCCCCGGCGCGCTGAACTTCGTCGCTCAAGCCAAGTACGATGCCTGGGCCAAGCTCAAGGGCATCGATAATGCCGGCGCGATGCAGCAATACATCGACCTCGTCGAAGAACTGAAGCGCAACGATTCGTGATTGCGGCACACATGAAAAAAGCGGCCCGCGAGCCGCTTTTTTCATGCCTTCAAGCCGAACATCAGGCCAGCTTCTGCTTCAGAAGCTCGGTCAGCACGGCCGGGTTGCCCTTGCCCTTGCTGGCCTTCATGCATTGCCCCACCAGGGCGTTCAGCGCCTTTTCCTTGCCGGCCCTGTATTCCTCGACCGACTTGGCGTTACCCGCGATCACCGCGTCGACGATGGCTTCCAGCGCACCGGTATCGGTTTCCTGCTTGAGGCCATCGCGTTCGATGATGGCATCGGCGCTGCCTGCATCGCTCGCACCGGTTTCCCACATCTTCTTCAACACGTCCTTGGCCGTCTTGTTGTTGATGGTGTTGTCCGACACGCGGCGGATCAGCCCGGCCAGCGCGCTGCTTGATACCGGGCAAGCCGAGATATCGAGTTCTTCGCGGTTCAGCGTCGCCGACACATCGCCCATCAGCCAGTTGCTGGCGAGCTTGGCATCGGCACCGGCGGCAACTGTCGCCTCGAAGAAAGCAGCCAGCGCCTTGCTGGCGGTCAGTGTCGACGCATCGTAGGCCGGGATGCCGTATTGCTCGGCAAAGCGGGCCTGCATCGCCGCCGGCAGCTCGGGCAGCTCGCTTTTCACGCGCGCAATCCACTCGTCGCTGATCACTAGCGGCGGCAGATCGGGATCGGGGAAGTAGCGGTAATCGTGCGCGTCTTCCTTGCTGCGCATCATCCGCGTTTCGCCGCTGTCCGGATCGAACAGGATCGTCGCTTGCTGGATCTTGCCGCCGTCCTCGATCGTTTCGATCTGCCACTGGACTTCGTACTTGATCGCCTGTTCGATGAACTTGAAGCTGTTGAGGTTCTTGATCTCGCGACGGGTGCCGAATTCCTTCTGACCTTCCGGGCGCACCGAGACGTTCACGTCGCAGCGGAACGAGCCTTCCTGCATATTGCCGTCGCAGATGCCGATCCACGTCACCAAGGAATACAGCGCCTTGGCGTAGGCAACGGCTTCGGCACCCGAGCGCATCTCGGGTTCGGAAACGATTTCCAGCAGCGGCGTGCCGGCGCGATTCAGGTCGATGCCGGTGCCGCTATGTAGGCCTTCGTGCACCGACTTGCCGGCATCTTCTTCCAGATGCGCGCGGGTCAGGTTGATCACCTTGTCGACACCGTCGACATTGATCGTGATCGCGCCGCCTTCGACCACCGGCAGCTCGAACTGGCTGATCTGGTAGCCCTTGGGCAGATCGGGGTAGAAGTAATTCTTGCGCGCAAAAATCGAGCGCTGGTTGACCTTGGCGCCGATCGCCAGACCGAACTGGATCGCCTTTTCAACCGCCGCGCGGTTCATCACCGGCAGCGCGCCGGGCAGGGCGATATCGACCACGGCGGTCTGCGTGTTCGGCTCGGCACCGAAGGCGGTGCTGGCCGGCGAGAAAATCTTCGATTTCGTTGTGAGCTGGGTATGCACCTCCAGCCCGATGACGACTTCCCACTTCATCTTTGTGTCCTCGTGCCGGATTAAAGGGCGGGAGCCCGGGTGTGCCAGTCGGTAACCTGCTGGAACTGGTGCGCGACGCCCAGCATTTTCGCCTCGGCAAAGTAATTGCCGATGATCTGCAGACCGATCGGGCGGCCGTTGCTGCCAAAGCCGGTCGGCACGCTCATGCCGGGCAGGCCGGCAAGGTTGACGCCCAGCGTGTAGATATCCTCGAGGTACATCGCCACCGGGTCGGCGCTCTTCTCGCCAAGGTTCCACGCAGTGCTTGGCGCCACTGGGCCCATGATCACGTCGCATGCCTCGAACGCCTTCTGGAAGTCGTCGGCGATGATGCGGCGGATTTTCTGTGCCTGCAGATAGTAGGCGTCGTAATAACCATGGCTCAAAACATATGCACCGGTAAGGATGCGGCGCTTCACTTCCCAGCCAAAACCTTCGGCGCGGCTTTTCTCGTACATCTCGGTCAGCCCGTCGTAGTCGGCGGCGCGGTGGCCGTAGCGGACGCCGTCAAAGCGGCTCAGGTTGCTCGATGCTTCGGCCGGTGCGATCACGTAGTAGGAGGGAATCGCCAGCTTGGTATTCGGCAGGCTGATATCGACGATGGTGGCGCCGAGCTTCTTGTATTCGCCAATTGCCGTCTCAATCGCTGCGGCGACATCGCTCGCCAGGCCTTCGGCGAAATATTCGCGCGGCAGGCCGATTTTCAGGCCGGCCAGCGGCTGGTCGAGATCGCGGGTGTAGTCTTCCTTGGCGTGCTGCAGACTGGTCGCATCGCGTTCGTCAAAGCCGGCCATCACGTTGAGCAGCAGCGCGCAGTCTTCGGCGCTCTTGCCCATCGGCCCGCCCTGATCCAGCGAGCTGGCGTAGGCGATCATGCCGAAACGGCTAACAATGCCGTAGGTCGGCTTGATGCCGGTGATGCCGCAGAAGCTTGCCGGTTGGCGAATCGAGCCGCCGGTATCGGTGCCGGTGGCGATCGGCGCCAGACGCGCCGCCACCGCAGCCGCCGAGCCGCCCGAGCTGCCGCCGGGAACCGCCTTGCGGTCCCACGGGTTCAGCACCGCGCCAAACGCGCTGTTCTCGTTCGACGAGCCCATCGCGAACTCGTCCATATTGGTGCGGCCCAAGGTGACGAGGCCGGCCTTGTCGCACTGTTCGATCACGTGAGCGTCGTACGGCGAAACGAAATTCTCGAGCATTTTCGAGCCGCAAGTCGCGGCCCAGCCCTGCTGGCAGAAAATGTCCTTGTGCGCGACCGGGATGCCGGTCAGCGTGCCGGCGTTGCCGGCAGCGCGCGAGGCGTCGGCGGCTTGGGCTAGTGCCAGCGTCTTGGCGTCATCAACGGCGATAAAGGCGTTCAGCGACGCGTTCGCCTTGATGCGGCCGAGGTATTCGGTGGCAAGCTCGACGGCCGAGACTTGCTTGGCCGCCAGCATGCTGGAGAGTTGCTTGAGCGATTTTTCGATCATGGGAGGTCTCAGGCCGGATCGGCCGGGCGATAGCCCATGCCTTGTTCGACGAGGTCGATCAGCGTGTGGATGACCTTGATGTGGATTTCCTGGATGCGGTCGGCGTAGCCGAAGTGCGGCACGATAATTTCGACATCGGCCGTGCCCTTGAGCTTGCCGCCGTCCTTGCCCATCAACAGCAGCACTTTCATGCCGCGCGCCTTGGCCGCTTCGACCGCGCGGATCACGTTGGCAGAATTACCGCTGGTGGTGATGCCGACCAGTACGTCGCCGTCGCGGCCGAGGCCTTCGACGAAGCGCGAGAAGATATCGTTGAAGCCGTAGTCGTTGCCGACGCAGGTGATATGCGACGGATCCGAGACGGCAATGGCGGCCATCGCCGGACGATCGTCGCGGTAGCGGCCCGAGAGTTCTTCGGCGAAGTGCATCGCATCGCAGTGCGAGCCGCCGTTGCCGCAGGAGATCACCTTGCCGCCGGCTTTGAGCGAGGCGACCAGCAGCTGGGCGCCGGCGTCAACGGAGGAGAGAAAGGCGTCGTCGGCAAGGACGCGGTCGAGCACCTGCGCGGCTTCGCGCAGATGTTGTGCAACGGTGCTGACACTCATTCGATCACCTTCGGAACCAGATAGAGGCCGTTTTCAACCGACGGCGCAATGGCCTGGAAGGCGTCGCGGCGATTGGTGGCGGTGGCGATGTCGTCGCGCAGGCGCAAATGAACGTCCTGAGCGTGCGCCATCGGCTCGATGCCGGTGGTATCCACTGCGCGCATTTCTTCGATCAGTGTAAAGATTCGGTTGAGCTGTTGTTGCGCTGCAGCAAGCTCGGTGTCGGTAACGGCAATGCGCGCCAGCTTGGCGATGCGCCGTACGTCGTCCAAGGAGAGTGACATAGGCATTTTCCCCCTGCTAGTCCTTATGATCATCAGCGCCTTAGGGTATCATGCCGGGTTTGTTTCACCCAAGTTAGGGCCGGGCGCGATTGCCGATGCGGAACTTTCGCTGCGCTGCCCGTTCTGGCTTTAAACCCTATTCTTTGGCGACGGCTTGGCCGGCGCCGCTTAAACGACCCCAATTCTCTGCGAGTAAACTAATGTTCGGCCTTCTTTCCGGTTACTTCGCCAACGACATTGCCATCGATCTCGGTACCGCCAATACGCTGATTTACATGCAGGCCAAGGGTATTGTTCTGGATGAGCCGTCGGTGGTTGCAATCATGCAAGAGGGTGGCCCGTCGGGCAAAAAAAGCATCCTCGCTGTTGGCGCCGAAGCCAAGAAAATGCTCGGCCGCACGCCTGGGTCAATCACCGCGATCCGGCCGATGAAAGACGGCGTGATCGCCGACTTCACCATCACCGAGCAGATGCTCAAGCAGTTCATCAAAAAGGTCAGCCCGAGCCGCCTGTTCAGCTCGCCACCGCGGATCGTCATCTGCGTGCCTTGCGGTTCGACCCAAGTCGAGCGTCGCGCGATCAAGGAATCGGCGCTGGGCGCCGGTGCGCGCAAGGTCGAGCTGATCGAAGAACCGATGGCCGCGGCAATCGGTGCCGGTCTGCCGGTCGAAGAAGCAACCGGTTCGATGGTCGTCGATATCGGCGGCGGCACGACCGAAGTCGGCGTGATTTCGCTCGGCGGTATCGTTTACGCCAGCAGCGTTCGCGTCGGTGGCGACAAGTTCGATGAGTCGATCATCAATTACATCCGCCGCAACTACGGCATGCTGATCGGTGAAACCACCGCCGAAGAAATCAAGAAGCGTATCGGTTCGGCCTTCCCGGGCGCCGAAGTGCGTGAAATGGAAGTGAAGGGCCGCAATCTGGCCGAGGGCATTCCGCGTTCGTTCACGA encodes:
- a CDS encoding carbohydrate-binding protein, which gives rise to MKPNLLLSPALLALALTAPPVFACQPPPPAPSGAPAPVPATVAVQANWYPDISYQAGERVSYQWKVYVANWWNQNDPPGGSSGAWRLENRGLAWSANNVYQQGDEVSHLGYRYRAKWWTQNEVPGSSEWGAWEQVGSVTPVPVPSPTSVPTPTGCPSWPSTPTPTPVPTPAPPTNLAVIEAPVVSGDSVSFNWQSTNWQSPQDWSVYDDSYTIAAGNPEWLAVHQSPFYRHANTFRGLWTGKHRFRVELCSLTPLNTGDCRLSEPVEVDIAYGIDQQLKAQGDFMAIQGQRPIIDLLFDDQKRPSAVYLQQRVDHPDAWMKRVTVTINGQPYFDGEVFGASAEMEPCDWVNPSNQCVVVHRIQRVRHDLDGKRYGAVILPPLPDGQNSIEVKITYADGRVYPAPMHVSLPLVTQ
- a CDS encoding sel1 repeat family protein, which gives rise to MKKWIVAALCCASTLAQAAESVIEAALAKQDYALAFASATADVKDGSASDWTRLQLAQLYQRGLGTPADSNAAIRLLTPLAEKDNVDAQLLLSATLAARVTAGLVQADGKLDPARYKALAARPLSARNDDRRAAEWLWRAAEAGQADAVQAVAQELAGSVNGVSPQETALWFEKAGKADWLLPLKANASLTSLKLRRDVIRDETLGQRLEAVARKAQCIDENLALKDVRIAKPLSDAAYLTLDFQPPVRYKLITGHWQETWIFAACDKTFPIDVSFTADGMGGARYEIVPVAAK
- the fba gene encoding class II fructose-bisphosphate aldolase (catalyzes the reversible aldol condensation of dihydroxyacetonephosphate and glyceraldehyde 3-phosphate in the Calvin cycle, glycolysis, and/or gluconeogenesis), with product MPLVALRPLLDHAAENGYGVPAFNVNNLEQVQAILQAAAATDSPVILQASAGARKYAGETFLKQLIEGAVASYPNLPIVMHQDHGVSPAVCMTAIKLGFSSVMMDGSLMSDGKTPADYDYNVGVTRQVVEMAHACGVSVEGELGCLGRLDTGMGEAEDGVGADRKLSHEELLTDPKQARDFVAATGVDALAIAIGTSHGAYKFSKPPTGDVLAIDRVRAIHIAIPNTHLVMHGSSSVPQELLAELREFGGELKPTWGVPVEEIQKAIYFGVRKINIDTDLRLAMTGAIRKHFATHPADFDPRAYLKPAIAAMRKVCEDRYLAFGAAGQASLFLQRHNVIQLAA
- a CDS encoding YqgE/AlgH family protein, whose protein sequence is MDLDLSRHFLIAMPSLADPIFAKTLTFVCDHNDKGAMGVIVNRPVGMTLTTLFEQLDVELHRPDVADLPVCFGGPVQTDRGFVLHSPLGDWQSTLPVSDDMGLTTSKDILLAVGEGGGPERMFVTLGYAGWEAGQLEAELGQNSWISVQADPEIIFALPAEERYDAALKLLGIDVAMLSDEAGHA
- the ruvX gene encoding Holliday junction resolvase RuvX; the protein is MSTILAFDFGEARIGVAMGSTELGIAHPVETIATVETDKRFTRIEALIKEWQPSLLVVGLPLGLDGEEQLASRLARKFANRLTGRFALPVVLIDERYTSKSASMALDDTGLRGRRQKPVLDQVAAMQILQAHFDQGGEPGGAA
- a CDS encoding aspartate carbamoyltransferase catalytic subunit, whose amino-acid sequence is MYNPQLNAQGELIHLLTTEGLPKRILTQILDRAAEYIAAGEAGTKKFDTLAGRSVFNLFFENSTRTRTTFEIAAKRLSADVTSLNIQASSTAKGETLLDTIHNLEAMGADLFVVRHAQSGAAHLIAQHVKPGIAVVNAGDGRHAHPTQALLDMYTIRHFKGDFTKLRVAIVGDILHSRVARSDIHALTTLGCPEVRVIAPKTLIPTGMESLGAHVYHDMAEGLKDVDVVIMLRVQNERMSGAFLPSTQEFFKYYGLTPEKLALAKPDAIVMHPGPMNRGVEIDSAVADGAQAVILPQVTFGIAVRTAVMAIVSENQRSRGAQP
- a CDS encoding dihydroorotase, which produces MKNTIIRNGRLIDPVNGSEQCADLFLADGQIVGVGSAPAGFDVELEIDATGLIVAPGLVDLAARLREPGFEYKATLESEMAAAVAGGVTSIVCPPDTDPPLDESGLVTMLRQRAKNLDLARLYPVGALTVGLKGRELTEMALLREAGCVTFSQGDVPIADLQVLYRAMQYAATFDFELRLRPEEASLVNDGVAHDGAYASRLGLTGIPVIAETIAIAQIVQLMRATGCRVHLARLSSGEGIALVRAAKREGLPLTCDVDINHIHLADVDIGYFDSQYRFDPPLRSVRDRDAIVAGLIDGTIDAICSDHSPVDDDGKLLPFAEAERGATGLELLLPLTLAWAERNHVALPIALAKISSVPAAKLGFSADLNVGSRADLVLFDPNETWMVTREALKSQGKNTPFVGMEVKGRARYTFVKGKCVYTA
- a CDS encoding acyl-CoA-binding protein; its protein translation is MSDLASLFQTAQDEVVKLNDAPDVQTKLKLYAFFKQASEGDVNGDRPGALNFVAQAKYDAWAKLKGIDNAGAMQQYIDLVEELKRNDS
- the gatB gene encoding Asp-tRNA(Asn)/Glu-tRNA(Gln) amidotransferase subunit GatB; this translates as MKWEVVIGLEVHTQLTTKSKIFSPASTAFGAEPNTQTAVVDIALPGALPVMNRAAVEKAIQFGLAIGAKVNQRSIFARKNYFYPDLPKGYQISQFELPVVEGGAITINVDGVDKVINLTRAHLEEDAGKSVHEGLHSGTGIDLNRAGTPLLEIVSEPEMRSGAEAVAYAKALYSLVTWIGICDGNMQEGSFRCDVNVSVRPEGQKEFGTRREIKNLNSFKFIEQAIKYEVQWQIETIEDGGKIQQATILFDPDSGETRMMRSKEDAHDYRYFPDPDLPPLVISDEWIARVKSELPELPAAMQARFAEQYGIPAYDASTLTASKALAAFFEATVAAGADAKLASNWLMGDVSATLNREELDISACPVSSSALAGLIRRVSDNTINNKTAKDVLKKMWETGASDAGSADAIIERDGLKQETDTGALEAIVDAVIAGNAKSVEEYRAGKEKALNALVGQCMKASKGKGNPAVLTELLKQKLA